The proteins below come from a single Parageobacillus thermoglucosidasius genomic window:
- a CDS encoding YeiH family protein, with protein sequence MHKTNLSDERALPAIQSGWAEFIRKEDWWAVWIGLFLVILAVVLWSAGHSIKVLTAQIPKWGDIHTLTDALSHHFGSIVLLFITFSILFSIAVFFLRVKVSQFVSGFIVLFILSILINIFSSWEWAQRYTLEAPLIALAIGLVISNIIPIPDWFEAALRTELYVKVGIVLLGATLPFTLIVKAGPVAILQATIIAVVTFATIYFVGSKLGLDKRFAATLGAGGSICGVSASIAVGSSVKAKKEHVSVSISLVVIWAIVMIFALTFMIKWLKIPAGPAGAWIGTSEFADAAGITAASAFGDKALTAFTLMKVIGRDIFIGVWCFILAFISITRWEKKEEGTKADASEIWRRFPKFVLGFFAASAIVTIILASVSTASTDAINADIVAPIKELRTWAFTFCFLSIGLTTRFKQLTSVGWKPFVAFSSGVAVNVVLGYILSILLLGSYWANL encoded by the coding sequence ATGCATAAAACGAACTTATCTGATGAAAGAGCATTGCCGGCTATCCAAAGCGGATGGGCGGAATTCATTCGCAAAGAAGATTGGTGGGCGGTATGGATCGGCCTCTTTCTTGTCATTTTGGCCGTAGTCCTTTGGTCGGCAGGCCATTCGATTAAAGTGCTTACGGCACAAATTCCTAAATGGGGGGACATTCATACTTTAACGGATGCATTAAGCCATCATTTTGGATCCATTGTTCTCTTATTTATCACTTTCTCCATTTTATTTTCGATTGCTGTATTCTTTTTGCGTGTTAAAGTTAGTCAATTTGTTTCTGGATTTATCGTTTTATTTATACTTAGTATATTGATCAATATTTTTAGTTCATGGGAATGGGCGCAACGATATACTTTGGAAGCACCGCTCATTGCCCTTGCGATAGGGCTTGTTATAAGCAATATTATTCCGATTCCTGACTGGTTTGAAGCAGCATTGCGGACAGAGCTTTATGTGAAAGTAGGCATTGTGCTTCTTGGTGCGACACTTCCTTTTACGCTCATTGTCAAAGCGGGACCTGTCGCCATTCTTCAGGCGACGATCATAGCTGTCGTTACCTTTGCCACTATTTACTTCGTCGGCTCCAAGCTAGGTTTGGATAAACGATTTGCAGCTACATTGGGGGCAGGAGGTTCTATATGCGGTGTCTCCGCTTCGATCGCTGTCGGTAGCTCCGTAAAAGCGAAGAAAGAGCACGTTTCTGTTTCGATATCACTTGTTGTGATTTGGGCGATTGTCATGATTTTTGCTCTTACATTTATGATAAAATGGCTCAAAATACCGGCAGGACCGGCAGGGGCGTGGATCGGCACATCGGAATTTGCCGATGCCGCAGGGATCACGGCAGCCAGTGCATTTGGTGATAAAGCGCTCACGGCGTTTACCCTGATGAAGGTGATCGGCCGCGATATATTTATTGGGGTGTGGTGCTTTATTCTTGCATTCATTTCTATCACTCGGTGGGAAAAGAAAGAAGAAGGAACGAAAGCAGATGCCTCTGAAATATGGCGCCGGTTTCCAAAGTTTGTGCTTGGCTTTTTTGCCGCTTCAGCCATTGTGACCATCATTCTCGCCAGCGTTTCAACAGCCAGCACCGATGCGATTAATGCGGATATTGTGGCGCCGATTAAAGAATTGCGGACATGGGCTTTTACTTTTTGCTTTTTATCGATTGGATTGACAACCCGCTTCAAACAATTGACATCGGTTGGTTGGAAACCTTTTGTCGCATTCAGCTCAGGGGTTGCGGTAAACGTGGTTTTAGGATACATTCTGTCCATTCTTCTCTTGGGCTCTTACTGGGCAAATCTGTAA
- a CDS encoding TetR family transcriptional regulator, which yields MALRKEQIIEEALQLLNESGLEGVTLRKLAKRLGVQAPALYWHFNNKAALVNEMAEAILQTEFADLQPRGDGEPWQDWLIRTLNRLRKAMLSYTDGGRVVAGAHLSLTMAKISEVAIQSLHSAGISLREARLIVLAATHYTFGYVIEEQTTLPSPEEIKDFDFEQFKKEHPLMVQSIEEYFSSGRTVDDLFNDGLKIIVGV from the coding sequence ATGGCATTAAGAAAGGAACAAATTATAGAAGAAGCTCTGCAATTGCTCAATGAAAGTGGCCTTGAGGGCGTAACACTGCGAAAACTGGCGAAAAGGCTGGGAGTTCAAGCTCCGGCTTTATATTGGCATTTTAACAATAAAGCCGCTTTGGTTAACGAAATGGCCGAAGCGATTTTGCAGACGGAATTTGCGGACTTACAGCCGCGAGGTGATGGTGAGCCTTGGCAAGATTGGCTGATCCGCACTCTTAACCGTTTGCGTAAAGCCATGCTCTCATATACCGATGGTGGGCGCGTTGTCGCGGGTGCCCATTTATCATTGACGATGGCTAAAATATCCGAAGTGGCTATCCAATCACTTCATAGTGCCGGCATCAGCCTTCGGGAAGCCCGCTTAATCGTTTTGGCCGCGACCCATTACACTTTCGGGTATGTGATCGAGGAGCAAACCACTCTACCTTCACCTGAGGAAATTAAAGACTTTGATTTCGAACAGTTTAAAAAGGAACATCCGTTGATGGTTCAAAGCATAGAAGAATATTTTTCTTCAGGCCGAACCGTTGACGATCTTTTTAATGATGGTTTGAAGATTATAGTTGGTGTTTAG
- a CDS encoding ArsR/SmtB family transcription factor: protein MAALSQKHDVFQAIADPTRRTLLRLLADKEMPVTAISRHFPISRTAVSKHLRILADAGLVKERKVGRETRYRLEPTPLLELKEWLSFYERFWDNKMAMLKHYVEHGEEHMVDNGDDK, encoded by the coding sequence ATGGCTGCTTTATCGCAAAAGCATGATGTCTTCCAGGCCATCGCTGATCCTACCCGGCGCACGCTACTGCGATTGTTGGCTGATAAGGAAATGCCTGTTACCGCCATCAGCCGCCATTTTCCCATCAGCCGAACAGCTGTATCGAAACATTTGCGGATTTTGGCGGATGCCGGGCTTGTGAAGGAAAGAAAAGTCGGCAGGGAAACGCGATACCGCCTTGAACCGACTCCGCTGTTGGAATTAAAGGAATGGCTGTCCTTTTATGAGCGATTTTGGGATAACAAAATGGCGATGCTTAAACACTACGTGGAACACGGTGAAGAACACATGGTGGATAATGGCGATGATAAATAA
- a CDS encoding FMN-dependent NADH-azoreductase — MAKLLYITANPKREEESYSLSVGRAFLNAYKQQNPQDEIIELDLYRTDIPYIDADVLNGWGKLQQGQSFDQLSAEEKQKISRINELTDQFISADKYVFVTPMWNFSFPPKMKAYIDTICIAGKTFRYTENGSVGLLTGRKAVHIQARGGIYSEGPTKEVEFGDRYLRAVLGFIGITDVQSVIVEGMAQFPNEAESIKENAIKRAEQVAKNF, encoded by the coding sequence ATGGCCAAACTATTGTACATTACGGCAAATCCAAAACGGGAAGAAGAATCTTACAGCTTATCCGTCGGCAGAGCGTTTCTGAACGCTTATAAACAGCAAAACCCGCAAGATGAAATTATCGAATTAGACCTTTACCGCACCGATATCCCTTATATCGATGCCGACGTGTTGAACGGCTGGGGCAAATTACAGCAAGGACAATCATTTGACCAATTAAGTGCAGAGGAAAAACAAAAAATAAGCCGCATTAACGAACTAACCGATCAATTCATCAGCGCGGATAAATATGTGTTTGTCACACCAATGTGGAACTTTAGTTTTCCACCGAAAATGAAAGCATATATTGATACAATTTGCATCGCAGGAAAAACGTTCCGTTACACTGAAAATGGTTCAGTAGGGCTATTAACAGGAAGAAAAGCAGTGCACATTCAAGCGCGCGGCGGAATTTATTCAGAAGGGCCAACGAAAGAAGTAGAATTTGGCGACCGTTATTTACGGGCAGTGCTTGGCTTTATCGGCATTACTGACGTTCAATCCGTTATCGTTGAAGGAATGGCGCAATTCCCGAATGAAGCCGAATCCATTAAGGAAAACGCGATCAAGCGCGCAGAACAAGTAGCGAAAAACTTTTAA
- a CDS encoding pirin family protein, with protein sequence MPVQRRIRRVKTVQIETNSPIHRSGQVLEPGNWEEYDPFLLLMEDIFERGTFDFHPHRGIETVTYVIDGQLEHFDSKAGHGTLGPGDVQWMTAGKGVIHKEDPVRGTTVHSLQLWINLPSAQKMAEPRYQNLKAEDMPVRQEDGALIRVFSGSSQGVKAPTLNHVPVTMVEMILDPGASVVQDLPGSYNGFLYILEGSGTFGADATEGKAGQVLFLSRAENEPESELTVTAKEKLRVLLYAGEPINEPVVAYGPFVMNTQEEIRQAIRDYQEGKFTE encoded by the coding sequence ATGCCGGTGCAGCGTCGCATCCGCCGCGTGAAAACAGTGCAAATCGAGACAAACAGCCCAATTCACCGCAGCGGCCAAGTGTTAGAGCCTGGAAATTGGGAAGAATACGATCCGTTTTTATTGTTAATGGAGGATATTTTCGAAAGAGGAACGTTTGACTTTCATCCGCATCGCGGAATTGAAACGGTTACGTATGTCATAGACGGGCAGCTCGAACATTTTGATAGCAAAGCCGGCCACGGAACATTAGGGCCGGGGGACGTGCAATGGATGACAGCAGGCAAAGGCGTCATTCATAAGGAAGATCCGGTTCGCGGCACGACAGTGCATAGTTTGCAGCTATGGATTAATTTGCCGAGCGCGCAAAAAATGGCGGAACCGCGCTATCAAAATTTAAAGGCAGAAGACATGCCGGTCCGCCAAGAAGATGGGGCGCTGATCCGCGTGTTTTCCGGATCGTCGCAAGGGGTAAAAGCACCAACGCTCAACCATGTGCCAGTGACAATGGTCGAAATGATCTTAGATCCGGGAGCAAGTGTCGTACAAGATCTTCCAGGAAGTTACAACGGCTTTCTGTACATTCTTGAAGGGAGCGGAACATTCGGCGCCGATGCCACGGAAGGAAAAGCGGGGCAAGTGTTGTTTTTAAGCCGCGCCGAAAACGAACCGGAAAGTGAGCTTACCGTCACCGCTAAAGAAAAACTGCGCGTCCTCCTTTATGCTGGCGAGCCGATCAACGAGCCGGTTGTCGCTTATGGACCATTTGTAATGAACACGCAAGAGGAAATTCGCCAGGCGATCCGCGATTACCAAGAAGGAAAATTTACGGAATAA
- a CDS encoding SRPBCC family protein — MTAEKNAANGMLPQICHTMVFQAPIQKVWKTVSTSEGLAAWFMPNDLQPVVGYEFHLNAGPFGMSPCKVIEVEPPHRLSFRWGKDWTVTFVLKELNKQQTEFTLIHSGWEANKVTEFGESHTIVRNRMDQGWAKLCQSLGAYVEE; from the coding sequence ATGACAGCAGAAAAAAACGCAGCAAACGGCATGTTGCCGCAGATTTGCCATACAATGGTTTTTCAAGCGCCGATTCAAAAAGTTTGGAAGACTGTTTCCACTTCAGAGGGGCTCGCAGCTTGGTTTATGCCGAATGATCTTCAGCCGGTTGTCGGCTATGAGTTTCATTTAAATGCTGGGCCTTTTGGGATGTCTCCGTGTAAAGTAATTGAAGTCGAGCCGCCTCACCGCCTGTCTTTTCGCTGGGGGAAAGATTGGACGGTTACTTTTGTGCTGAAAGAGCTGAATAAGCAGCAAACAGAATTTACGCTTATCCACTCCGGCTGGGAGGCGAATAAGGTGACGGAATTCGGCGAGTCGCATACGATTGTGCGCAATCGAATGGATCAGGGATGGGCCAAGCTTTGCCAATCTTTGGGAGCGTATGTCGAGGAGTAG
- a CDS encoding DUF3784 domain-containing protein, with the protein MIICSIASLLMILLGYLIWTKKKLFLIAGYDEETFEGDKEKLAKAMGMFSIFVGILVFIFPFTLEYIGSFTGYIFAIIIVLGTMAMFIYVNILNRK; encoded by the coding sequence GTGATTATTTGTAGCATTGCTAGTTTATTGATGATTTTACTGGGGTATTTAATTTGGACAAAAAAGAAATTATTCCTTATAGCAGGTTATGATGAGGAAACTTTTGAAGGTGATAAAGAAAAATTAGCAAAAGCAATGGGCATGTTTTCTATATTCGTTGGCATACTTGTCTTTATTTTTCCATTTACTCTTGAATATATTGGTTCATTCACAGGGTATATATTTGCAATCATCATCGTGTTAGGGACGATGGCAATGTTTATTTATGTCAATATACTCAATCGAAAGTGA
- the nfsA gene encoding oxygen-insensitive NADPH nitroreductase: MNAVIETILQHRSIRKFEDRPLTDEQIRTIVECAQAASTSSFVQAYSIIGVKDKETKRKLAGLAGNQSYVEHNGHFFVFCADFHRHEVIGEMEQQDVLPSLESTEKFMVALIDAALAAQNAAIAAESMGLGICYIGGLRNNLPEVCKLLKVPKRVIPLFGLAVGYPAQQPDKKPRLPFEHIYHEETYEQDRTKFEAQLKQYNDIVSAYYEQRTNGKRRDTWTGQMANMLSSPVRTYMKEFVEGKGFNLR, encoded by the coding sequence ATGAATGCAGTCATTGAAACGATTTTGCAGCACCGTTCCATCCGGAAATTTGAAGACCGCCCGTTAACGGACGAGCAAATTCGCACGATCGTCGAATGCGCGCAAGCGGCGTCGACATCAAGTTTTGTGCAAGCATATTCGATCATTGGCGTGAAGGATAAAGAGACGAAACGAAAGCTTGCGGGATTAGCGGGAAACCAGTCTTATGTCGAACATAACGGGCATTTCTTCGTGTTTTGCGCCGATTTTCACCGCCATGAAGTGATCGGGGAAATGGAACAGCAAGATGTGCTGCCATCGCTGGAAAGCACGGAAAAATTTATGGTCGCGCTCATTGATGCGGCATTGGCGGCACAAAACGCAGCGATCGCCGCTGAATCAATGGGGCTTGGCATTTGCTATATCGGCGGATTGCGCAACAATTTGCCGGAAGTGTGCAAACTGTTGAAAGTGCCGAAACGGGTCATTCCGCTTTTCGGGCTTGCCGTCGGTTACCCGGCACAGCAGCCTGACAAAAAACCGCGCCTGCCGTTTGAACACATATACCATGAAGAAACATATGAGCAAGACCGCACTAAATTCGAAGCACAGCTGAAACAATATAATGATATTGTTTCCGCGTATTACGAGCAGCGGACAAACGGCAAACGCCGCGATACATGGACAGGGCAGATGGCCAACATGCTCAGCAGCCCTGTGCGCACGTATATGAAAGAATTTGTAGAAGGAAAAGGGTTCAATCTTCGTTAA
- a CDS encoding zinc-binding dehydrogenase, translating into MKWGAKLQQGETVLINGATGVSGKLAVQIAKLLGAGRVVGTGRNPESLKRVLELGADAVIDLKQSDEELADSFKKEAGEGYDVILDFLWGRPTEILLKTFVPHELVPASRRVRLVQIGEKAGSTISLSADTLRTSGLEIYGAATGWAPEAINEATNQVWEWIKEGKLSMDIETVPLKEIESVWKRTDFHGKRIVIIP; encoded by the coding sequence TTGAAATGGGGGGCTAAGCTTCAACAAGGCGAAACGGTTCTGATCAATGGGGCGACGGGAGTATCCGGCAAACTGGCCGTCCAGATCGCCAAGTTGTTAGGCGCAGGGCGGGTCGTTGGGACTGGACGCAATCCGGAGTCGCTGAAACGGGTTTTGGAGCTGGGCGCGGATGCTGTCATCGATCTTAAACAGTCCGATGAGGAGCTTGCAGATTCATTTAAAAAGGAAGCGGGAGAAGGTTATGATGTCATCCTTGATTTTTTGTGGGGGCGTCCGACGGAAATACTGCTCAAAACGTTCGTTCCTCATGAACTTGTTCCGGCGTCGCGGAGGGTGCGGCTTGTACAAATTGGAGAGAAGGCAGGATCGACCATCTCGCTTTCCGCGGATACATTGCGAACCTCGGGACTTGAGATTTACGGAGCAGCTACTGGTTGGGCACCTGAGGCGATCAATGAAGCCACCAATCAGGTGTGGGAGTGGATAAAGGAAGGAAAGCTGAGTATGGACATTGAAACAGTCCCGCTTAAAGAGATTGAAAGTGTGTGGAAACGCACCGATTTTCATGGGAAAAGAATCGTGATCATTCCATAA
- a CDS encoding ABC transporter permease: protein MNNLVYNEMLKIVRKKRLFVIAAIVAVLVSLFTYAQFKQVKELQERLGTSDWRTQLQQQIIDAQNRLSSSSISEEWRKYLQIRLQQQQYYLEHDINPSAPGAPTFMRMFIENAIDLFLPLLVMVVAADLVSSEASGGTIKLLLTRPVKRGTVLLSKYIALFLAISFILLTVAILSYVISGMVFGYQGWRLPLLTGFTINGEELNTEGVHLLPQWKYVLIELGLAWFVSIVVGTLTFMLSVLMRSTAAVMGIMLAALISGAILSNMVSSWESAKYLFMVNLRLTDYINGTAPPINGMTLGFSMAVLAAWGLAALVIAFIVFTKRDVY from the coding sequence TTGAATAACCTCGTCTACAACGAAATGTTAAAAATTGTCCGCAAAAAGCGCCTGTTCGTCATTGCCGCGATTGTCGCCGTGCTTGTTTCCCTGTTTACATATGCACAATTTAAACAAGTCAAGGAGCTGCAAGAACGTTTAGGGACGAGTGATTGGCGGACACAGCTCCAACAGCAAATTATCGACGCGCAAAACCGGCTTAGTTCGAGCAGCATTTCGGAGGAATGGCGGAAATATTTGCAAATCCGCCTTCAACAGCAGCAATACTATTTGGAACATGACATCAACCCATCTGCCCCTGGCGCGCCGACGTTTATGCGCATGTTTATCGAAAATGCGATCGATTTGTTTCTCCCGCTTTTAGTCATGGTCGTTGCCGCCGATTTGGTATCCTCAGAAGCAAGCGGCGGAACGATCAAGCTTTTGCTGACAAGGCCGGTGAAAAGGGGAACGGTTTTGCTAAGCAAATACATAGCTCTTTTTTTGGCGATTTCGTTTATTTTGCTGACGGTGGCCATACTTTCTTATGTGATTTCAGGAATGGTATTCGGGTATCAAGGATGGCGGCTGCCATTGCTCACCGGTTTCACCATTAATGGGGAAGAGTTAAATACGGAAGGGGTTCATTTGCTCCCTCAATGGAAATATGTGTTAATCGAATTGGGGCTTGCCTGGTTTGTTTCGATTGTCGTTGGAACATTGACGTTCATGCTTTCTGTGTTGATGCGCAGCACCGCCGCGGTGATGGGAATTATGCTTGCTGCGTTGATTTCCGGAGCGATTTTGTCCAATATGGTGTCCTCATGGGAATCGGCGAAATACTTGTTTATGGTCAATCTTCGCCTTACGGATTACATCAATGGAACGGCGCCGCCAATCAATGGAATGACGCTCGGTTTTTCCATGGCGGTGTTAGCGGCATGGGGGCTTGCGGCGCTTGTCATTGCGTTTATAGTATTTACGAAGCGCGATGTATATTAA
- a CDS encoding ABC transporter ATP-binding protein produces the protein MTKQATLIVENLRKTIRRREIIKGISFELKEGEVFGFLGPNGAGKTTTIRMLVGLIKPTSGRISICGYDLERQFTKAIRHIGCIVENPELYPYLSGWENLEHFARMVPDIPKKRINEVVELVGLQNRIHDRVSTYSLGMRQRLGIAQALLGKPKVLILDEPTNGLDPVGIREMREFIRFLAETEGLSVLVSSHLLSEIQLMCDRVAIMAKGAMLRIDTVEHLLKEQARVVWKAEPLEAAKTVLAAEASMVRTDGDTLITPYEPNKLSVWNKKLVEAGIDVHEIQPKLPTLEDLFIELTGGETIE, from the coding sequence GTGACGAAGCAGGCGACATTAATCGTGGAAAATTTGCGCAAAACGATTCGCCGCAGAGAAATTATTAAAGGGATTTCCTTTGAACTGAAGGAAGGAGAAGTGTTCGGTTTTTTGGGGCCGAACGGCGCAGGAAAAACGACAACGATCCGCATGCTTGTCGGGCTCATCAAGCCGACATCCGGACGCATTTCCATCTGCGGCTATGATCTTGAGCGCCAGTTTACAAAAGCGATTCGCCATATTGGCTGCATCGTTGAAAATCCCGAGCTGTATCCGTATTTAAGCGGCTGGGAAAATCTTGAACATTTTGCGCGCATGGTTCCAGATATCCCGAAAAAGCGAATAAACGAAGTGGTCGAATTGGTTGGGCTGCAAAACCGCATTCATGACCGCGTTAGCACGTATTCGCTCGGGATGCGGCAGCGTCTCGGCATAGCCCAGGCGCTGTTGGGAAAGCCGAAAGTGTTGATTTTGGACGAGCCGACCAACGGGCTTGATCCGGTCGGCATCCGCGAAATGCGTGAATTTATCCGGTTTTTGGCGGAAACGGAAGGATTAAGCGTCTTAGTGTCTTCCCATTTATTAAGCGAAATTCAGCTGATGTGCGACCGTGTGGCGATTATGGCGAAAGGGGCAATGCTTCGGATTGATACAGTGGAACATTTATTAAAGGAGCAAGCGCGCGTCGTGTGGAAAGCCGAGCCGCTGGAGGCGGCAAAAACGGTATTGGCGGCGGAAGCGTCGATGGTTCGAACAGATGGGGACACGCTGATCACTCCGTACGAACCAAACAAACTTTCCGTTTGGAACAAAAAGCTTGTCGAAGCAGGGATCGACGTTCATGAAATCCAGCCGAAACTGCCGACGCTCGAAGATTTGTTTATCGAATTAACAGGAGGAGAGACAATTGAATAA
- a CDS encoding autorepressor SdpR family transcription factor: MNHVYKALADPTRRDILNLLKNKDLTAGEIADHFRISKPSISHHLNLLKQADLVHAEKKGQYIYYSINTTVLQDVLAWLLSLQEGKGEKE, translated from the coding sequence ATGAATCATGTTTATAAAGCGCTGGCGGATCCGACGAGAAGAGACATCCTCAACCTGTTAAAAAACAAAGATTTAACCGCAGGAGAAATCGCTGATCATTTCCGCATTTCCAAACCAAGCATTTCCCATCATCTGAATTTGTTAAAGCAGGCGGATTTAGTGCACGCCGAAAAAAAAGGGCAGTACATCTACTACTCTATCAACACGACAGTGCTGCAAGATGTGCTAGCATGGCTTTTATCTTTGCAGGAAGGGAAGGGGGAAAAGGAATGA
- a CDS encoding MBL fold metallo-hydrolase gives MQKPVDLGYGISMIDLYDLGVAQRTGTYVFHEEEIAIIETGPSPSIPHLLKGLEALHIDPADIRYIIVTHIHLDHAGGVGVLLEKCPNACVVVHPKGKRHLADPSRLIAGAKAVYGEKFDKLFSPVLPVPEDRLIVKEDGDTLTLSSKRTLTFFDTPGHANHHFAIYDSLSRGVFTGDTIGVFYPQLLKNGLEYCLPSTSPNQFRPEAMLQSAERLEQLQPERIYFGHFGMLENPRTAFEQLRFWLPKFIEAGEKVMAEQSGAPMHEKAQAVFQALYQEVNDFLQAKNILAPSEAHDIIRIDLQVCSQGIVDYLQKTISQG, from the coding sequence ATGCAAAAACCAGTTGATTTAGGATATGGCATTTCCATGATTGATTTGTATGATTTAGGGGTTGCTCAGCGAACCGGTACATATGTGTTTCATGAAGAAGAGATTGCCATTATTGAGACGGGGCCAAGCCCTTCCATTCCGCATTTGTTAAAGGGATTGGAAGCGCTTCATATCGATCCGGCGGATATCCGTTATATTATTGTGACACATATTCATTTGGATCACGCTGGCGGTGTTGGAGTGCTGCTGGAAAAGTGCCCGAATGCTTGCGTCGTCGTCCATCCGAAAGGAAAACGGCATTTAGCGGATCCGTCGCGGTTAATCGCTGGGGCGAAAGCAGTATATGGCGAGAAATTTGATAAATTGTTTTCCCCTGTTTTGCCTGTTCCGGAGGATCGGCTTATCGTGAAGGAAGATGGCGATACGTTAACGCTCAGCAGCAAGCGCACATTGACGTTTTTCGATACGCCTGGCCATGCCAACCATCATTTTGCGATTTACGATTCGCTCAGCCGCGGTGTTTTTACCGGTGATACAATCGGGGTATTTTATCCGCAGTTGCTAAAAAATGGCTTGGAATATTGCTTGCCGTCCACTTCTCCGAATCAGTTCCGGCCAGAGGCGATGCTGCAATCAGCGGAACGTCTCGAACAACTTCAGCCTGAACGCATTTATTTCGGTCATTTTGGCATGCTTGAAAACCCCCGCACGGCGTTCGAACAGCTCCGTTTTTGGCTTCCAAAGTTTATCGAGGCGGGAGAAAAGGTGATGGCGGAGCAATCCGGCGCGCCGATGCATGAAAAAGCGCAAGCGGTGTTTCAAGCGCTATATCAAGAGGTCAACGACTTTTTGCAAGCAAAAAACATTTTGGCGCCATCCGAAGCGCACGATATCATCCGCATCGATCTGCAAGTATGTTCGCAAGGAATTGTCGATTATTTGCAAAAGACCATTAGCCAAGGGTAG
- a CDS encoding SdpI family protein, which translates to MKKHWYFLLLLIISAGLSLWAYPRLPAEVPTHWNFSGEVDGYSSKLFAVLFGPILLIWIYGILIGVAKIDPRKENYEKFAGAYRIFVNASLTFFVCIHLAIIFSGLGYDVNMDWIVNIGLGLLFVILGNYMPKVKANYFMGIRTPWTLADEAVWARTHRFGGKVFFIGGIIIAVSPFAPSSIRAALLIASIACITIVPIVYSYAVYKKVADK; encoded by the coding sequence ATGAAAAAGCATTGGTATTTTCTCTTGTTGCTCATCATTAGTGCAGGGCTTTCCTTATGGGCGTATCCGCGGCTGCCGGCGGAAGTTCCGACTCATTGGAACTTTTCGGGGGAAGTGGATGGCTATTCATCAAAGCTTTTCGCCGTTTTATTTGGCCCGATTCTCTTGATATGGATTTATGGGATATTGATTGGAGTGGCGAAAATTGATCCGCGTAAAGAGAATTATGAAAAATTTGCCGGCGCGTATCGCATTTTTGTGAATGCATCGTTAACGTTTTTCGTTTGTATTCATCTCGCCATTATTTTTAGCGGTCTTGGCTATGATGTCAATATGGATTGGATTGTGAATATAGGGTTAGGCCTGCTGTTTGTCATTCTTGGAAATTATATGCCAAAAGTTAAAGCGAATTATTTCATGGGCATCCGCACGCCGTGGACGCTGGCGGACGAAGCGGTGTGGGCGCGCACGCACCGGTTTGGCGGCAAAGTATTTTTCATTGGCGGAATCATTATCGCCGTATCTCCCTTTGCTCCATCCTCCATTCGCGCTGCGCTTCTCATTGCTTCGATCGCCTGTATCACCATCGTGCCGATAGTATATTCTTATGCCGTTTATAAAAAGGTCGCTGACAAATAA
- a CDS encoding SGNH/GDSL hydrolase family protein: MRRGIVGIITIVSALAGILWLGGLAMAIQDQFFAAKAPPAGTAKYPKEEKTDNRGIYIVALGDSLTRGTGDESGKGYVGYMVDQLRQKTAKPIRVTNLAIKGQRSAGLLQQLGQAEIERQLKLADIIVMTIGGNDLFQGGEALKLAPKQIEQAKASYLRNLDRIFQTIRRINKDAVVFYIGLYNPFSDLADAKQTSAIVRQWNFASAETAARYSNIIAVPTFDLFALHVNDYLYSDHFHPNKEGYKRIGERVASLITFTEGDEK, translated from the coding sequence ATGCGCCGCGGTATTGTTGGCATCATCACGATTGTATCCGCGCTGGCAGGAATATTATGGCTTGGCGGCCTCGCCATGGCGATTCAAGACCAATTTTTTGCCGCCAAAGCGCCGCCGGCAGGCACGGCAAAATATCCAAAAGAGGAGAAAACGGATAACCGTGGAATTTATATTGTTGCCCTCGGCGACTCGCTGACAAGAGGAACGGGAGATGAAAGCGGAAAAGGATATGTCGGCTATATGGTTGATCAGCTCCGCCAAAAAACGGCGAAGCCGATTCGCGTCACAAACTTGGCTATAAAAGGGCAGCGGTCTGCCGGACTTCTTCAGCAATTAGGACAAGCCGAAATCGAGCGGCAGTTGAAATTAGCCGACATTATTGTCATGACGATCGGCGGCAATGATTTATTTCAAGGTGGGGAAGCGCTGAAGCTTGCGCCAAAGCAGATTGAACAAGCAAAAGCTTCGTATTTGCGCAATTTAGACCGCATTTTTCAAACGATTCGCCGCATCAACAAAGATGCCGTCGTTTTTTACATCGGGCTTTACAATCCATTTAGCGATCTCGCCGATGCGAAGCAAACGTCAGCGATCGTACGGCAGTGGAATTTTGCTTCAGCAGAAACAGCGGCTCGCTATTCCAATATTATCGCTGTTCCGACATTTGATTTGTTTGCCCTTCATGTTAATGATTATTTGTACAGCGATCATTTCCATCCGAATAAGGAAGGCTACAAGCGGATTGGCGAACGCGTCGCTTCTTTGATTACATTCACAGAGGGGGACGAAAAGTGA